One Helicobacter ibis genomic window carries:
- the tsf gene encoding translation elongation factor Ts has product MAEISAQLVKQLREMTDAGMMDCKKALVETNGDIDKAVEYLREKGLSKAAKKADRVAAEGAINIKVASDFSKASMVEINSETDFVAKNDGFKELGVKTIDAIYDSNISSAEELHTLSLDGTKFEEYLKTQIAKIGENIVVRRIAKVSTSGNGIVNAYVHSNGRVGVIIALKCNKAESVGKLADFTKNLCMHAAAMKPQVISYESFDMDFIKSEKTAIIAELEKENEELKRLGKPLHKIPQYISQAELSDEIIAQQTEKLKEELKSQGKPEAIWDKILPGQIERFKADSTILDQRLTLLGQFYVMDDKKTIQQVLNEKGSELGDEISVVEYIRFELGEGIEKQESNFADEVAAQLG; this is encoded by the coding sequence ATGGCAGAAATTAGTGCACAATTAGTAAAGCAACTAAGAGAAATGACTGATGCTGGTATGATGGACTGCAAAAAGGCATTAGTAGAAACGAATGGAGATATAGATAAAGCGGTAGAATACTTAAGAGAAAAGGGCTTAAGTAAAGCTGCTAAAAAAGCTGATAGAGTAGCTGCTGAAGGTGCTATTAACATAAAAGTTGCATCTGATTTTTCAAAAGCAAGTATGGTTGAGATAAACTCTGAAACTGACTTTGTGGCTAAAAATGACGGCTTTAAAGAGCTTGGAGTTAAGACTATCGATGCTATTTATGATTCAAATATTTCTAGTGCTGAAGAACTGCACACATTAAGCTTAGATGGCACTAAGTTTGAAGAATATCTAAAAACACAAATTGCCAAAATTGGCGAAAATATAGTAGTAAGAAGAATCGCAAAAGTAAGCACTAGTGGAAATGGAATTGTAAATGCTTATGTGCATTCTAATGGTAGAGTTGGCGTTATCATCGCTCTAAAATGCAACAAGGCAGAGAGTGTAGGAAAGTTAGCTGACTTTACAAAGAATCTATGTATGCACGCTGCTGCAATGAAGCCTCAAGTTATATCTTATGAATCTTTTGATATGGACTTCATCAAAAGCGAAAAAACTGCCATCATAGCTGAACTAGAAAAAGAAAATGAAGAGCTAAAAAGACTTGGTAAGCCATTACATAAGATTCCACAATATATATCTCAAGCAGAACTAAGCGATGAAATTATCGCACAGCAAACAGAAAAACTAAAAGAAGAGCTAAAGTCTCAAGGTAAGCCAGAAGCTATTTGGGACAAGATTCTTCCGGGTCAAATTGAGAGATTCAAAGCAGATTCAACAATTTTAGACCAAAGATTAACTCTTCTTGGACAATTCTATGTAATGGACGATAAAAAAACTATCCAACAAGTTCTAAACGAAAAAGGAAGCGAACTTGGCGATGAGATTTCAGTAGTTGAATACATAAGATTCGAGCTGGGTGAAGGTATAGAAAAACAAGAAAGTAATTTCGCTGATGAAGTAGCAGCACAGCTTGGATAG
- the panC gene encoding pantoate--beta-alanine ligase, with product MQIFKTTKNMQTFIQNYKIKNPTHKIGLVPTMGALHNGHLSLIRQSVESCELTIVSIFVNPTQFGKNEDFNKYPRKEEADINLCKSLNAVVFMPTIDEMYPYKDDMQIKLKAPQSLSNTLEGKARAGHFDGVVQVVLKLFNIVTPHRAFFGKKDAQQLLIIKQMIEDLFLPIEIVESQIIRDENGLALSSRNAYLNDDEKNEALKISKSLREASKAIINGETNSKKIKEIATKVLEGLEIEYFEIVNKKLETIKTIEKNNTIILVVVRINGVRLLDNLWL from the coding sequence ATGCAAATATTTAAAACAACAAAAAATATGCAAACATTTATACAAAACTATAAAATAAAAAATCCAACCCACAAAATAGGCCTAGTGCCAACAATGGGTGCATTACATAATGGACATCTATCACTAATTAGACAAAGTGTAGAATCATGTGAGCTAACAATAGTATCAATCTTTGTAAATCCAACACAATTTGGTAAAAACGAAGACTTCAATAAATACCCAAGAAAAGAAGAAGCAGATATAAATTTGTGCAAAAGCCTAAATGCAGTTGTGTTTATGCCAACGATTGATGAGATGTATCCATACAAAGATGATATGCAAATAAAGCTAAAAGCTCCACAAAGCCTATCAAATACATTAGAAGGTAAGGCAAGAGCTGGGCATTTTGATGGTGTTGTGCAAGTTGTATTAAAACTATTTAATATAGTAACTCCGCATAGAGCATTTTTTGGCAAAAAAGATGCACAACAATTATTAATAATAAAACAAATGATAGAAGATTTATTCTTACCAATTGAAATAGTAGAATCTCAAATTATAAGAGATGAAAATGGACTTGCGTTAAGCTCAAGAAATGCTTACTTAAATGATGATGAAAAAAACGAAGCATTAAAAATATCAAAAAGCTTAAGAGAAGCCTCTAAAGCAATAATAAATGGCGAGACAAATAGTAAAAAAATTAAAGAAATCGCCACAAAGGTCTTAGAGGGCTTAGAGATAGAATATTTTGAAATAGTAAATAAAAAACTAGAAACAATAAAGACAATAGAAAAGAATAACACCATAATACTAGTTGTAGTAAGGATTAATGGAGTTAGATTGCTAGATAATCTTTGGCTTTAA
- the pyrD gene encoding dihydroorotate dehydrogenase (quinone) yields MSFYKSIRPYIFKLDCELAHSLVNGMSKACDFFPPILSFISEKTKIESGLLYQEIDENKFYNPVLLAAGFDKNATMLKSMLSLGFGALELGAITPRPQVGNLKPRIWRHIEEESIQNAMGFNNDGLNVVLNRIKPNYPFAIPLGINIGKNKDTAQENAIKDYIELALAFTNYSDYLSVNISSPNTPNLRDLQNEGFIQELCIALREVYSKPIYIKFSPDLSIDSMLKLIEVAISNKISGIIITNTTLDYSVVKNPKEIGGISGKALSNKSLQILKEVSKVYAKKTTIISSGGIYDARSAYERICHGANLLSIYSALIFEGPMIVRDINRGLLELLQSDGFSNITQAVGVKL; encoded by the coding sequence ATGTCCTTTTATAAATCAATTCGCCCATATATTTTCAAGTTAGATTGTGAGTTGGCACATTCTTTAGTAAATGGTATGTCTAAGGCTTGTGATTTCTTTCCTCCTATATTGTCTTTTATTTCAGAAAAAACAAAAATAGAAAGTGGGTTGTTGTATCAAGAAATAGATGAAAATAAATTTTATAATCCTGTGCTTTTAGCGGCTGGATTTGATAAAAACGCAACTATGTTAAAAAGTATGCTCTCTCTAGGTTTTGGAGCATTAGAGTTAGGTGCTATAACACCAAGACCACAAGTAGGAAATCTAAAGCCAAGAATCTGGAGACACATAGAAGAAGAAAGCATACAAAATGCAATGGGATTCAACAATGATGGCTTAAATGTTGTTTTAAACAGGATTAAGCCTAATTATCCATTTGCAATTCCGCTTGGTATAAATATCGGCAAAAACAAAGATACAGCACAAGAAAATGCAATAAAAGATTACATAGAATTAGCACTAGCTTTTACAAATTATAGTGATTATTTAAGTGTAAATATTTCATCGCCAAATACACCAAATTTGCGAGATTTACAAAATGAAGGATTCATACAAGAGCTATGTATTGCATTAAGAGAGGTTTATAGTAAGCCAATATACATCAAGTTCTCGCCTGATTTAAGTATTGATTCTATGCTTAAGCTAATAGAAGTTGCAATTAGCAATAAAATTAGTGGAATTATTATCACAAATACAACACTTGATTATTCTGTGGTGAAAAACCCGAAAGAAATAGGCGGTATAAGTGGCAAGGCATTATCAAACAAAAGTCTTCAGATACTAAAAGAAGTATCAAAAGTATATGCAAAGAAAACCACAATTATAAGTAGCGGTGGCATATATGATGCTAGGAGTGCTTATGAGCGAATCTGCCATGGAGCAAACTTGCTTAGCATTTATAGTGCTTTAATTTTTGAAGGACCTATGATTGTGCGTGATATAAATAGAGGTCTTTTAGAATTATTGCAAAGCGATGGATTTAGTAATATCACACAAGCAGTTGGAGTAAAATTATGA
- a CDS encoding multidrug effflux MFS transporter, translated as MKELLSAKKIKIIFILAFMSSLAPLSTDMYLPALSEVQIAFHTNPFYMQLSIVSFFLAFSLGQLIYGPISDVYGRKIPLYVGLIIFIVSTFACLSVDSIYAFIVFRFLQALGGCAGVVITRAIVNDNFSFKEASSIFALIMVTSSLAPMLSPTFGSLLLDYFSWKSIFTTLFILGIILLLCVIFGLKDIKEKRNNLKLDTKHVLKNYITILKDRRFRIYIFSSAFAMATIFAYIAGSSYIFREYYGLSEKAYGILFGLNAFSFIIFANINAQITLKYSYSPYSILPKAFFIMFIIALLLICVGIFRLHFVFFEILLFFMIGMLGFVAPNTTTLAMARFKNNSGSASALFGTTQFLIAGFVAFIVSVIEANSPLPLAFVIAMCLIVASSIYFFIIPRRR; from the coding sequence GTGAAAGAATTATTGAGTGCAAAGAAAATCAAAATTATCTTTATATTAGCATTCATGTCATCATTAGCACCATTATCCACAGATATGTATTTACCGGCCTTAAGCGAAGTGCAAATAGCATTTCACACAAATCCATTTTACATGCAATTATCAATCGTTTCATTTTTTCTAGCATTTTCATTAGGGCAGCTAATTTATGGTCCAATTAGCGATGTGTATGGCAGGAAGATTCCGCTTTATGTAGGACTTATTATATTTATAGTCTCAACTTTTGCATGTCTTAGCGTAGATTCCATTTATGCATTTATTGTATTTAGATTCTTACAAGCACTAGGTGGTTGTGCTGGAGTTGTGATAACAAGGGCGATAGTAAATGATAATTTTAGTTTCAAAGAAGCCTCAAGCATTTTTGCACTAATTATGGTAACTTCTTCTCTTGCTCCAATGTTATCTCCAACTTTTGGCAGTCTATTGCTTGATTATTTCTCATGGAAGAGTATTTTTACGACACTATTTATTTTGGGGATTATTTTATTATTGTGTGTTATTTTTGGCTTAAAAGACATAAAAGAAAAGAGGAATAATCTAAAGCTAGATACAAAACATGTCCTAAAAAATTACATAACAATATTAAAAGATAGACGATTTAGAATCTATATCTTCTCATCAGCATTTGCTATGGCTACTATATTTGCATATATTGCAGGCTCATCATATATTTTTAGAGAGTATTATGGCTTGAGTGAAAAGGCATATGGAATCTTATTTGGATTAAACGCATTTTCTTTTATTATATTTGCAAATATAAATGCACAAATTACGCTAAAATACTCATATTCTCCATATAGCATACTTCCAAAGGCGTTTTTTATAATGTTTATTATTGCACTTTTGTTAATTTGCGTTGGGATTTTTAGGTTGCATTTTGTATTTTTTGAGATTTTATTGTTCTTTATGATAGGTATGCTTGGGTTTGTCGCACCAAATACAACTACACTTGCTATGGCTAGATTTAAAAATAACTCCGGAAGTGCTTCAGCCCTCTTTGGGACAACCCAATTTTTAATAGCTGGTTTTGTAGCTTTTATAGTAAGTGTCATTGAAGCAAATAGCCCACTGCCACTAGCGTTTGTAATAGCAATGTGCTTAATTGTTGCTTCTAGTATTTATTTTTTTATAATACCACGCAGGAGATAA
- a CDS encoding magnesium transporter CorA family protein: MNLITKSEALIDKMTKREKILLLITIFVLSFAISLNQTLNNAQYNLNKSINELLENQNILDSIVDSNLTATDVSALDNEIERLKQEIHKQNQQIQNLHSKRNEISELREICDNLNIDSNIEKQQSNIYIRGESNFQNIMELIESIEQSFITLKIEELTMYPNKKEIVFNITITLIN, encoded by the coding sequence ATGAATCTTATAACAAAGTCAGAAGCACTAATAGATAAAATGACTAAAAGAGAAAAAATACTTTTACTCATTACAATCTTTGTATTATCATTTGCAATCTCACTCAATCAAACGCTAAATAACGCACAATACAATCTTAATAAAAGCATTAATGAGCTATTAGAAAATCAAAATATCTTAGATTCAATTGTTGATTCAAACCTTACTGCAACAGATGTGAGTGCCTTGGATAACGAAATAGAAAGACTAAAACAAGAAATACACAAGCAAAACCAACAAATACAAAATCTCCACTCCAAACGCAATGAAATATCAGAACTAAGAGAAATATGTGATAACTTAAATATAGATTCAAATATAGAAAAACAACAATCAAACATCTACATAAGGGGAGAGAGCAACTTCCAAAATATAATGGAATTAATAGAATCTATAGAACAATCATTTATAACACTAAAAATAGAAGAATTAACAATGTATCCAAATAAAAAAGAAATAGTATTTAATATAACAATAACACTTATAAATTAG
- the rpsB gene encoding 30S ribosomal protein S2: MVTMKDLLECGVHFGHQTRRWNPKMKKFIFGVRKNIHIIDLQKTLRYFRYTYNIVRDAAAEGKTIMFVGTKKQASETLKEYAESVQAPYVNYRWLGGMLTNFSTIKKSIRKLEIIEEMESSNQIDLLTKKEKLMIQRKKEKLTQYLGGVRHLKKAPDMIFVIDAAKEKIAVAEARRLGIPVVAPLDTNCDPDVVDYPIPGNDDAIRSIQLFCKEIAEAITEGRAIAGGEIPANTDEVAPISEEEKQEVINEAMSEEDFEKKMQEESKEQ, encoded by the coding sequence ATGGTTACTATGAAAGACCTTTTGGAATGTGGTGTTCATTTCGGACATCAAACAAGACGCTGGAATCCAAAAATGAAAAAATTTATTTTTGGTGTAAGAAAAAATATTCACATAATAGATTTACAAAAAACTCTAAGATATTTTAGATATACATACAATATCGTAAGAGACGCTGCTGCAGAGGGCAAGACAATAATGTTTGTTGGCACAAAGAAACAAGCAAGCGAAACACTAAAAGAATACGCAGAGAGCGTTCAAGCACCTTATGTTAATTATAGATGGCTAGGTGGTATGCTAACAAACTTCTCAACAATCAAAAAATCAATAAGAAAACTTGAAATCATTGAAGAAATGGAATCTAGCAATCAAATCGACTTGCTAACAAAAAAAGAAAAATTAATGATTCAAAGAAAAAAAGAGAAATTAACTCAATATCTAGGTGGTGTAAGACATCTTAAAAAAGCACCTGATATGATTTTTGTAATTGACGCTGCAAAAGAAAAAATAGCAGTTGCTGAAGCTAGAAGACTTGGAATCCCTGTTGTTGCACCACTTGATACAAATTGCGATCCTGATGTTGTTGATTATCCTATACCTGGAAATGATGATGCTATAAGATCAATACAGCTATTCTGCAAAGAAATAGCAGAAGCAATCACTGAAGGAAGGGCAATAGCTGGTGGAGAAATACCTGCAAATACTGATGAAGTAGCTCCAATTAGCGAAGAAGAGAAGCAAGAAGTTATAAATGAAGCTATGAGCGAAGAAGATTTTGAGAAAAAAATGCAAGAGGAATCAAAGGAGCAATAA
- a CDS encoding TonB-dependent receptor domain-containing protein, giving the protein MKKILTCSSVILIYLQNINAESISTLYKNSSLNNPTQINYADVLGKDSILNNSDIAESLLKIPGFSISKKGGGGTEAFFRSLGGGRLPIVINGGNLLGGCGGRMDTTLTYIFPQNYNSINIIKGPQDVRYGSLITGGMVFNREILRLDNKSFNGGFDVLYGSFDRLDINTHAISGNEFGNVQAIYSNYRSNDYKNGNNQNVHSQYKRQSGTIIGTITPNPALALEFSLDIGRGEAAYADRSMDARTFDRESYQAHITKIINEDIVDILVYHHEIDHIMDNFSLTNDMPKIGTTYKISNPNRTNTGTRIEYQKKFNLAKVYFGGTYNIDKHKSRSISNQNNINDAETILNQPYTPNYTFKNYGLFTQLEKFNNNNVGYFAGIRGDIVETRNHKTQTQDTKYAISGFTRIEKYFNDYTLYAGVGYAERVPDFWEISKKNGENLNKEKNSQIDLGINYQTNKLQTNIAGYVSHIQDYIMLDYRNQSTSSLNTNSLLFGGEVEVSYEFLANTYALLQLSYTYGEDIKNNRPLAQIAPFQSTFALQYDNGKYFVKGELIAHAKQTRTLVRYGNVVGQDFGDSSGFGIANIYAGYTYKNMKILVGIENIADKLYSYHLSKNSIELDLADNPVSQRIYEMGRNVWARIKFDF; this is encoded by the coding sequence ATGAAAAAAATCTTAACATGCTCATCTGTAATACTTATATATTTACAGAATATTAATGCTGAATCTATATCAACGCTTTACAAAAATTCATCTTTAAACAACCCAACACAAATCAATTATGCAGATGTGCTTGGAAAAGATTCTATATTAAATAATAGTGATATAGCAGAAAGTTTACTTAAAATCCCAGGATTTTCCATATCAAAAAAGGGTGGCGGTGGAACAGAGGCATTTTTTAGATCGCTTGGTGGAGGAAGATTGCCTATAGTTATAAATGGTGGCAATCTTCTTGGTGGTTGTGGCGGAAGAATGGATACGACTTTAACATACATATTTCCGCAAAATTATAATTCAATCAATATTATAAAAGGTCCCCAAGATGTGAGATATGGCTCATTAATTACTGGCGGAATGGTATTTAATAGAGAGATTCTAAGACTAGATAACAAAAGTTTTAATGGAGGATTTGATGTTTTATATGGCAGTTTTGATAGACTGGATATAAATACACATGCTATTAGTGGTAATGAATTTGGAAATGTTCAAGCAATTTATTCAAATTATAGAAGTAATGATTATAAAAACGGAAACAATCAAAATGTTCATTCACAATACAAAAGACAATCTGGAACCATAATTGGCACCATAACACCAAACCCAGCACTAGCGTTAGAATTTAGCCTAGATATAGGGCGTGGTGAGGCAGCATATGCTGATAGATCAATGGATGCTAGAACTTTTGATAGAGAATCTTACCAAGCACATATAACCAAAATCATAAATGAAGATATAGTTGATATACTTGTATATCACCACGAAATAGATCACATAATGGATAATTTTAGTCTAACAAATGATATGCCAAAAATAGGAACAACATACAAAATAAGCAATCCAAACAGAACAAACACTGGAACTAGAATAGAATATCAAAAAAAATTCAACTTAGCTAAAGTTTATTTTGGTGGAACCTACAATATAGACAAACATAAAAGCAGATCAATATCAAATCAAAACAACATAAATGATGCAGAGACAATATTAAATCAACCATACACACCAAACTACACATTTAAAAATTATGGCTTATTTACTCAACTAGAGAAATTTAACAATAATAATGTAGGATACTTTGCTGGTATTAGAGGTGATATAGTAGAAACAAGGAATCATAAAACACAAACACAAGATACAAAATACGCTATTAGTGGTTTTACTAGGATTGAAAAATACTTTAATGATTATACATTATATGCCGGGGTGGGATATGCAGAGAGAGTGCCTGATTTCTGGGAAATATCTAAGAAAAATGGAGAAAATTTAAATAAAGAAAAGAACTCTCAAATAGATCTTGGAATTAACTATCAAACAAACAAGTTACAAACCAATATTGCTGGTTATGTATCACATATACAAGATTATATAATGTTAGATTATAGAAATCAATCAACTTCAAGCTTAAATACAAATTCACTCCTATTTGGTGGAGAGGTAGAAGTCTCTTATGAATTCTTAGCAAATACATATGCATTACTGCAACTAAGTTACACTTATGGAGAAGATATTAAAAATAACAGACCGTTAGCACAAATAGCACCATTTCAATCAACCTTTGCATTGCAGTATGATAATGGAAAATACTTTGTTAAAGGTGAGCTAATAGCGCATGCAAAACAAACAAGAACTCTCGTTAGATACGGAAATGTTGTGGGTCAGGACTTTGGAGATTCTAGTGGATTTGGAATAGCAAATATATATGCTGGATATACTTATAAAAATATGAAAATATTAGTTGGAATAGAAAATATAGCTGATAAATTATATAGTTACCACCTATCAAAAAATAGTATAGAGCTAGATTTAGCTGATAATCCAGTAAGTCAGAGAATATATGAAATGGGTAGAAATGTATGGGCTAGAATAAAATTTGATTTCTAA
- a CDS encoding ABC transporter ATP-binding protein, producing the protein MLEARDISFGYEKPILDNVSLFGKGGDIISIMGVSGSGKSTLLHILSSFLKPTLGTIKLFNKDIYSLSQSEILNIRRKDLGIIFQSHYLFLGFSAYENLQIAEILSNEKIDSNLLELFGIQNIINHNVSTLSGGQQQRLSIARILTKKPKIIFADEPTGNLDREMAFNVMEILFSYAKANSSLLIFVTHDPLLAKRADMAYELRDSKLHTLSI; encoded by the coding sequence ATGTTAGAGGCAAGGGACATTTCTTTTGGCTATGAAAAGCCAATCTTAGATAATGTCTCTCTATTTGGCAAAGGTGGCGATATAATATCCATAATGGGTGTTAGTGGTAGTGGTAAAAGCACACTTTTGCATATTCTATCTTCTTTCTTAAAACCAACATTAGGCACAATCAAACTCTTTAATAAAGATATATACTCACTATCTCAAAGCGAGATTTTAAATATAAGAAGAAAAGACTTAGGAATAATATTTCAATCACATTATTTATTTTTGGGATTTAGTGCATATGAGAATCTTCAAATTGCAGAAATATTAAGTAATGAAAAAATAGATTCTAATTTACTAGAATTATTTGGGATTCAAAATATAATAAATCACAATGTAAGCACACTTAGCGGTGGGCAACAACAAAGGCTTTCAATTGCAAGAATCCTAACTAAAAAGCCAAAGATAATATTTGCTGATGAGCCAACTGGTAACCTAGATAGGGAAATGGCATTTAATGTTATGGAAATATTATTCTCCTATGCTAAGGCAAATTCGTCTCTTTTGATTTTTGTTACTCATGACCCACTTCTTGCAAAAAGAGCTGATATGGCATATGAACTAAGAGATTCAAAGCTACATACTCTAAGCATATAA
- the yedE gene encoding selenium metabolism membrane protein YedE/FdhT — protein sequence MELLHKCFVKFYSPMPAIVALGILSAYYFGLTGTYWAVTGEFTRWGGHILQFLGVDTQSLGYFKIIGLSGTPLDRIDGVMIIGMFFGAFIATSFANNIKLRMPQSNIRIIQALLGGIIAGFGARIGMGCNLASFFTGIPQFSLHAWFFTIATIIGVYFGTKVVLLPIFRSNVTLQKVDSKKNLTKSSATLNIFFGILACVFIVGFILYLIFYTQIPEGKKISILAIATIFGVAFGFIISRAQICFTSAFRDLFITGRGYMARAVIVGMIVSTIGVFSYIMLGIPPKIMWAAPSAIIGGLLFGFGIVIAGGCECGWMYRAVEGQMHYVIVGIGNIIGSTLVALTWDFYAPTLATNFPKINLLESFGNYGGLLANYVLLLLFLAFVLFLENKYRKNQKFQNAYQG from the coding sequence ATGGAATTGTTACATAAATGTTTTGTTAAATTTTATTCTCCAATGCCTGCTATTGTGGCACTTGGAATCTTATCTGCATATTATTTTGGATTAACTGGAACTTACTGGGCAGTAACTGGAGAATTTACCCGCTGGGGCGGTCATATACTTCAATTTTTAGGAGTTGATACACAATCTCTTGGATACTTTAAGATAATAGGTTTAAGCGGAACTCCGCTTGATAGAATAGATGGCGTTATGATTATTGGTATGTTTTTTGGTGCATTTATTGCTACTAGCTTTGCAAATAACATAAAATTAAGAATGCCACAAAGCAATATAAGGATAATACAGGCTTTGCTTGGTGGGATTATTGCTGGATTTGGAGCAAGAATTGGTATGGGTTGTAATTTGGCAAGTTTCTTTACTGGGATTCCGCAGTTTAGTTTGCATGCTTGGTTTTTTACTATTGCAACTATAATTGGAGTATATTTTGGCACTAAGGTTGTTTTATTGCCAATTTTTCGCTCTAATGTAACTTTACAAAAAGTAGATAGTAAAAAGAATCTAACAAAAAGCAGTGCAACTTTGAATATATTTTTTGGGATTCTTGCTTGTGTGTTTATAGTTGGATTTATTTTATATTTGATTTTTTATACACAAATACCAGAAGGCAAAAAAATATCGATTCTAGCGATAGCTACTATTTTTGGGGTTGCATTTGGGTTTATTATTTCAAGAGCACAAATATGTTTTACTTCAGCTTTTAGGGATTTGTTTATAACTGGTAGAGGATATATGGCAAGGGCTGTTATTGTGGGAATGATAGTATCTACAATAGGTGTTTTTAGTTACATAATGTTGGGAATACCGCCAAAAATTATGTGGGCTGCTCCTAGTGCTATTATTGGTGGTTTGCTATTTGGTTTTGGCATTGTTATTGCTGGCGGGTGCGAATGTGGTTGGATGTATAGGGCAGTAGAGGGGCAAATGCATTATGTAATAGTTGGAATCGGAAATATAATAGGTTCTACATTAGTTGCACTTACATGGGACTTTTATGCTCCAACTTTAGCGACAAATTTTCCAAAAATAAATCTACTAGAATCTTTTGGAAACTATGGTGGGCTGTTGGCAAATTATGTTTTATTGCTTTTGTTTTTGGCATTTGTTTTATTTTTAGAAAATAAATATAGAAAAAATCAAAAATTCCAAAATGCATATCAAGGATAA
- the fliR gene encoding flagellar biosynthetic protein FliR has product MELLAYLTEGNVANFLLLLLRFSGIIAFFPFFENQLLNMQIKGILIFWLTVLFIPIVEVIPPADMTILEFIVAGLSEIMLGFLASMALQIVFGMISFGGELISFAMGLTIANAYDPVTGTQKPIVGQLLTLLALLIMLALDYHHLFFYFVSSSIQEIPLGSFMFSDNYIQYIIKSFSNLFLIGLTMAFPIIALILLSDIIFGMIMKAHPQFNLLAIGFPVKITIAFAVLIVIIPAVMIHFKREFLSAFDALTILFQ; this is encoded by the coding sequence ATGGAACTATTAGCATATCTAACAGAAGGAAATGTTGCTAATTTTTTATTATTGCTTTTAAGGTTTAGCGGGATTATTGCATTTTTTCCATTTTTTGAAAATCAACTTTTAAATATGCAGATAAAAGGCATATTAATTTTTTGGCTTACGGTGCTTTTTATACCGATAGTGGAAGTGATACCTCCTGCTGATATGACTATTTTAGAATTTATTGTTGCCGGTTTATCAGAGATAATGCTTGGCTTCTTGGCTTCTATGGCACTGCAGATAGTATTTGGCATGATATCTTTTGGTGGGGAGTTAATATCATTTGCAATGGGACTTACAATAGCGAATGCTTATGATCCAGTAACAGGCACACAAAAGCCTATCGTAGGACAACTTCTAACGCTTCTAGCCTTGCTTATAATGTTAGCACTTGATTATCATCATTTGTTTTTCTATTTCGTATCTTCAAGCATACAAGAAATTCCTCTGGGAAGCTTTATGTTTAGCGATAATTACATACAATATATAATAAAATCATTCTCAAATCTCTTTTTAATTGGGCTTACAATGGCGTTTCCAATTATTGCACTTATATTGCTATCTGATATTATTTTTGGAATGATTATGAAAGCACACCCTCAATTTAACCTACTTGCCATAGGATTCCCAGTAAAAATCACAATAGCATTTGCTGTATTAATAGTCATAATTCCAGCAGTCATGATACATTTTAAAAGAGAGTTTTTAAGTGCGTTTGATGCACTTACTATCTTATTTCAATAA
- the yedF gene encoding sulfurtransferase-like selenium metabolism protein YedF produces MKNILPTYRLDLQGEPCPYPAIRTLEVLPELKNGDILEIISDCPQSINNIPIDAKNHGYEVLEIEQIGATIRYFIKKP; encoded by the coding sequence ATGAAAAATATACTACCAACATATAGACTTGACTTACAAGGTGAACCATGTCCTTATCCTGCTATAAGGACATTGGAGGTATTACCTGAATTAAAAAATGGTGACATTTTAGAGATAATTAGTGATTGTCCACAAAGCATAAATAATATCCCAATAGATGCTAAGAATCATGGGTATGAAGTGCTAGAAATAGAGCAAATTGGAGCTACAATTAGATATTTTATTAAAAAGCCTTAA